A window of the Xiashengella succiniciproducens genome harbors these coding sequences:
- the hemE gene encoding uroporphyrinogen decarboxylase — MNSILLDTIQGKAHKRPPMWFMRQAGRVLPNYNALRVKHSFREMMADKSLGAKVTLMPVYDLGVDAAILFSDILVIPVAMGMELNWTDKGPVFPEPLSSFPSPVSRLQPDPAKLEYIYEVIDEVIRLRPADIPLIGFCGAPLTTLCYMLQGISSNGNFPDAVKFLYRYKAEAQKLIDAVTELSVHYARKQIEHGIEIFQLFETHAGLLPVEMYMELFMPAVQRIANAVRAEGIPFIFFPKGFGTGLQYITPELCDMVSIDWQMPLVHARKMVHPEVGLQGNIDPRLLYADQELIADELENLKTFFAENPRWILNLGHGFLPDTPYENAKYMTDWVKNTDWSK, encoded by the coding sequence ATGAACTCAATATTACTCGATACAATACAAGGGAAGGCTCACAAACGCCCTCCAATGTGGTTTATGCGCCAGGCGGGGCGAGTACTGCCCAATTACAATGCACTAAGGGTTAAGCACAGCTTCAGGGAAATGATGGCAGACAAGTCTCTTGGTGCAAAGGTTACCCTTATGCCTGTGTATGACCTGGGAGTGGATGCTGCAATCCTCTTTTCTGATATCCTTGTAATACCAGTAGCTATGGGTATGGAATTAAATTGGACTGATAAGGGACCTGTATTTCCTGAACCCTTAAGCAGTTTCCCGTCTCCAGTGAGCCGTCTGCAGCCTGATCCTGCTAAACTAGAGTATATTTACGAAGTGATTGATGAGGTTATCAGACTGAGACCTGCTGATATCCCATTGATTGGTTTTTGTGGTGCTCCGCTAACCACCCTTTGCTATATGCTTCAGGGGATTAGCAGCAATGGTAATTTTCCTGATGCAGTGAAGTTTTTATACAGATACAAGGCAGAGGCGCAGAAGCTGATTGATGCAGTTACAGAGTTGTCTGTCCACTATGCCCGCAAGCAGATAGAACATGGAATAGAGATCTTTCAACTGTTTGAGACCCATGCAGGACTGCTTCCCGTTGAGATGTACATGGAACTGTTTATGCCTGCAGTTCAGAGGATTGCAAATGCCGTCAGAGCTGAAGGAATACCCTTTATTTTCTTTCCCAAGGGATTTGGTACCGGATTGCAATATATCACTCCCGAGTTGTGTGATATGGTAAGCATAGACTGGCAGATGCCTTTGGTACATGCAAGGAAGATGGTCCACCCCGAGGTGGGCCTGCAAGGCAATATAGATCCAAGGTTACTCTATGCAGATCAAGAGCTTATTGCCGATGAACTGGAGAATCTAAAAACTTTCTTTGCTGAGAATCCAAGGTGGATACTCAATCTTGGCCACGGTTTCCTTCCAGATACTCCTTATGAGAATGCCAAATACATGACTGATTGGGTGAAAAACACAGACTGGTCAAAGTAA
- a CDS encoding diaminopimelate dehydrogenase, with protein sequence MNKIRVAVVGYGNIGRYSIDAVNAAPDMELAGIVRRSVAAEMPAELEHVKVVSDISELGKVDVAVLCSPSRSIPEVASKILSKGISTVDSFDIHGDALMKLRSDLDELSKKHKAASIISAGWDPGSDSVVRCLLKAMAPKGITYTNFGPGMSMGHSVVAKGKKGVKDALSMTIPVGTGIHRRMVYVELEPGANFEAVKNEIKSDSYFCHDETHVMLVPSVDELKDMGHGVLIEHKGVSGKTQNQLFEFRMKINNPALTAQILVSCARAVLRQRPGAYTMPEIAPIDYLYGDREIILRGLV encoded by the coding sequence ATGAACAAGATCAGAGTAGCTGTAGTTGGCTATGGAAACATAGGTCGCTATTCAATTGATGCGGTAAATGCCGCGCCCGACATGGAACTGGCGGGAATAGTCCGTCGCTCAGTAGCGGCTGAGATGCCGGCAGAACTGGAGCATGTAAAAGTGGTGAGTGATATTTCCGAATTAGGCAAGGTTGACGTAGCCGTGCTTTGCTCACCTTCCAGAAGCATCCCGGAGGTGGCCTCAAAGATCCTCTCCAAAGGAATTTCAACAGTTGACAGTTTCGACATACACGGCGATGCGCTGATGAAACTTCGCAGTGACCTTGACGAACTAAGCAAAAAACATAAGGCGGCTTCTATTATTTCTGCCGGCTGGGATCCTGGTTCCGACTCTGTGGTTCGATGCCTTCTGAAAGCTATGGCTCCCAAAGGCATTACCTACACTAACTTCGGTCCCGGAATGAGCATGGGACACTCTGTTGTTGCCAAAGGCAAGAAAGGTGTAAAGGACGCCCTCTCAATGACAATTCCAGTAGGTACCGGAATTCACCGCAGGATGGTTTACGTTGAACTCGAACCAGGTGCCAATTTTGAGGCTGTAAAAAATGAAATAAAATCCGACTCATACTTCTGCCATGACGAGACCCATGTTATGCTGGTACCCAGTGTCGATGAACTGAAGGATATGGGACACGGTGTGCTTATTGAGCACAAGGGTGTTTCAGGAAAGACACAAAATCAGCTGTTTGAATTCAGGATGAAGATCAATAACCCCGCTCTGACAGCTCAGATACTTGTATCATGCGCCCGTGCAGTACTAAGGCAAAGGCCCGGTGCCTATACAATGCCCGAAATTGCACCAATCGACTACCTGTATGGTGATAGGGAAATCATACTAAGGGGTTTGGTTTAA
- the hemA gene encoding glutamyl-tRNA reductase — translation MIGVLGISHKSAPVNIREKLAFAADELDAVSEALIGTGFFKELVFLSTCNRSEVYFVANEICSAGAAKNIKRVLAETKGIDGDLDPYLFQKFHTDAVKHLFSVVAGLDSMILGEYQIVSQVKGAYNDADARGAVGKVFHRLFTKALECSKQVRVETPFNRGAHSVSYAAVTKCAELFPDLTERNILIIGAGDTGELVLRNFAKKGCRNITISNRTEEKAVELAQSFGARVLPFGDMFNGIHDAEIIVSSISCKEPLLDAARVMPAMNGHEKVVMIDLGVPRNIDDDVSTIPSVTLFNVDDLEEVVAMNEERKQEYISVAQDIVDRKVEEFGQWLDEQSLSPAISSINKRIVAILDDELTAVKGMISEDEYLKLEKYNRFIARKLKNKFVKRLKELTDNGRKSEYVSIINLLFDEENDEQN, via the coding sequence ATGATAGGAGTTTTAGGGATCAGTCATAAGTCTGCACCGGTAAATATCCGTGAAAAACTGGCTTTTGCAGCCGATGAGCTTGATGCGGTAAGTGAAGCCCTCATTGGCACGGGTTTCTTTAAGGAACTTGTGTTTCTTTCGACCTGCAACAGGTCAGAGGTTTACTTCGTGGCCAACGAGATATGCAGTGCAGGTGCTGCCAAAAACATCAAGAGGGTTCTTGCCGAAACAAAGGGAATCGACGGTGACCTGGATCCCTATCTGTTTCAGAAATTCCATACTGATGCGGTAAAACATCTTTTCAGCGTTGTTGCTGGTCTTGACTCCATGATTCTTGGCGAATACCAAATTGTGTCCCAGGTCAAGGGCGCATACAATGATGCCGACGCCCGCGGGGCGGTCGGCAAGGTCTTCCACCGCCTGTTTACAAAAGCCCTCGAATGCTCCAAGCAGGTAAGGGTAGAGACTCCCTTTAACCGTGGTGCACATTCGGTTAGCTATGCCGCCGTCACTAAGTGTGCAGAACTGTTTCCCGACCTTACAGAGCGCAATATCCTGATAATTGGTGCCGGGGATACTGGTGAACTGGTTCTCAGAAACTTTGCAAAGAAGGGGTGTCGAAATATTACAATCAGCAATCGCACGGAGGAGAAGGCAGTCGAACTTGCTCAAAGTTTTGGTGCCAGAGTATTGCCATTCGGCGATATGTTCAATGGAATCCATGATGCGGAGATAATTGTCAGTTCGATAAGCTGCAAGGAACCACTGCTTGATGCTGCCAGAGTCATGCCCGCTATGAACGGGCATGAGAAGGTAGTGATGATAGACCTTGGGGTGCCTCGCAATATTGACGATGATGTGAGCACAATACCTTCAGTAACCCTTTTCAACGTGGACGATCTGGAAGAGGTCGTTGCAATGAACGAAGAACGTAAACAGGAATATATATCAGTTGCTCAGGACATAGTAGACCGCAAGGTTGAGGAGTTCGGTCAGTGGCTCGACGAGCAAAGCCTTTCACCGGCAATAAGCAGTATCAATAAGAGGATAGTTGCTATCCTTGACGATGAACTGACTGCTGTCAAGGGCATGATTAGCGAGGACGAGTACCTTAAGTTGGAGAAGTACAACCGCTTTATAGCCAGAAAACTGAAAAACAAGTTTGTCAAAAGGCTTAAGGAGCTTACCGACAACGGCCGGAAATCCGAGTATGTGAGCATTATTAACCTACTCTTTGACGAAGAAAACGATGAGCAAAATTAA
- a CDS encoding uroporphyrinogen-III synthase: MNKEDRHRVPVVIRTFKTGPDGDEFADIIQQGGMALVEAPMTEIHFRNPEPNVNPKEYNWLIFTSRNGVKSWFATQQQLSGQKIAVIGPLTGAALADFGVSANFTGSGKTGRIFAMELLPQLNAGDRLLLAVGDLASRDVEDVITKACEGQVTIKRVEVYSTSKPASINRDAVRQIIDDNYTLVAVASPSAVHNLMDELSSEAKVTRSATDLLPSSQLSYGTGKGFGVPRFATIGKVTSAAVCSYGGEPVIESAVQSFKALAESIVDYIKGTSK, from the coding sequence ATGAATAAGGAGGACCGGCATAGAGTCCCGGTTGTGATCCGGACTTTTAAAACCGGGCCGGATGGAGATGAGTTTGCTGATATAATACAGCAAGGAGGGATGGCACTCGTCGAGGCTCCCATGACCGAGATACATTTTCGAAACCCAGAGCCTAATGTCAATCCAAAGGAATACAACTGGCTCATCTTTACAAGCCGAAATGGGGTAAAGTCTTGGTTTGCTACACAACAGCAACTCTCCGGACAAAAGATTGCAGTTATAGGCCCTTTGACTGGCGCAGCATTAGCTGATTTTGGAGTTAGTGCCAACTTTACCGGTAGCGGTAAGACAGGCAGGATCTTTGCCATGGAACTGCTGCCTCAGCTAAATGCAGGTGACAGGCTGCTTCTGGCTGTGGGAGACCTGGCCTCCAGGGATGTTGAGGATGTTATTACAAAGGCTTGTGAGGGACAGGTGACAATCAAGAGGGTAGAGGTGTACAGCACATCAAAACCAGCTTCGATAAACCGTGATGCGGTGAGACAAATCATTGACGATAATTATACTCTGGTAGCCGTTGCAAGTCCTTCGGCTGTTCATAATCTGATGGATGAACTGAGTAGTGAGGCTAAGGTGACAAGATCAGCAACAGACCTCCTGCCTTCATCGCAGCTAAGTTATGGCACAGGAAAAGGTTTTGGTGTGCCACGCTTTGCAACAATTGGCAAGGTGACTTCGGCTGCAGTCTGCAGTTATGGCGGTGAACCGGTTATCGAATCTGCGGTCCAGAGCTTTAAAGCTCTGGCGGAATCTATTGTGGACTATATTAAAGGAACTTCAAAATAA
- the hemC gene encoding hydroxymethylbilane synthase produces MSKIKIGTRGSKLAMWQAEEVRRKLSEVHPELETELVVIHTKGDKILDTALSKIGDKGLFTRELEQALLDSEIDIAVHSLKDMPTELPEGLMLGGVLERGEVRDAFISRDGRRLSELTANDKVATSSLRRKAQLLALFPHLTVVDIRGNVDTRIQKMQDGHCDGIVVAGAGMERLGLSNLITEYLDPQTVLPAVSQGAIAIEMREDDEDIYELVDLINHFATWQAIVAERAFLRTMEGGCQIPLACYTSVVEGRFRMDAMVASLDGTKLIKDSFECNPEEASEEAIMLAQRMLENGAEEILNIIRGNE; encoded by the coding sequence ATGAGCAAAATTAAGATCGGAACACGTGGCAGTAAGCTTGCAATGTGGCAGGCTGAAGAGGTGAGGAGAAAGCTATCAGAGGTTCATCCGGAACTTGAAACAGAACTTGTTGTAATCCATACAAAAGGGGATAAGATACTTGATACTGCTCTTTCAAAAATAGGCGATAAGGGCTTGTTTACTCGTGAACTGGAACAGGCGCTACTTGATAGTGAAATAGATATTGCAGTGCATAGTCTGAAGGATATGCCTACCGAACTGCCCGAAGGATTGATGCTTGGAGGGGTGCTGGAACGTGGTGAGGTTCGCGATGCCTTTATCTCACGTGACGGTCGCAGGTTATCAGAGCTTACTGCTAACGACAAAGTAGCCACCTCAAGCCTTCGCCGTAAGGCTCAGCTTCTTGCCTTATTCCCGCACCTAACTGTGGTTGATATCAGGGGCAATGTCGATACCCGTATTCAAAAGATGCAAGACGGTCACTGCGATGGTATTGTTGTGGCAGGAGCCGGAATGGAACGCCTGGGCTTGTCCAATCTGATTACTGAATATCTGGATCCGCAAACTGTACTTCCTGCTGTATCTCAGGGCGCCATAGCAATTGAGATGCGCGAGGATGATGAAGATATATACGAACTGGTTGACTTAATCAACCACTTTGCTACCTGGCAGGCCATAGTAGCCGAAAGGGCCTTCCTGAGAACCATGGAAGGCGGTTGTCAGATCCCGCTTGCCTGCTATACAAGCGTAGTGGAAGGCAGGTTTAGGATGGATGCCATGGTTGCTTCACTGGATGGTACCAAACTTATCAAAGACTCCTTTGAATGTAATCCGGAGGAAGCAAGTGAGGAAGCCATTATGCTTGCACAGAGGATGCTAGAAAATGGAGCAGAAGAAATCCTGAATATTATTCGCGGAAATGAATAA
- the hemL gene encoding glutamate-1-semialdehyde 2,1-aminomutase: MNNISRSIEAFSKAKELIPGGVNSPVRAFKSVGGNPLFISEAKGSKVWDIDGNCYIDFVASWGPMILGHAREEIVEAVRKAAEKGTSYGAPTLYENEMAELIISMVPSVEKVRMVNSGTEATMSALRLARAYTGRSKVIKFTGCFHGHADSFLIKAGSGVLTLGIPGSPGVTESVAKDTLTAEYNDLESVSKLFDAYGKDIAAVIVEPIPGNMGVILPKQGFLQGLRELTSKYGALLIFDEVISGFRVAPGGAQELYGIMPDLTTMGKIIGGGLPVGAYGGRKDIMDMLAPEGPVYQAGTLSGNPLAMSAGIAALKILKNEPGIYKELDRKAARMEAGLREKLAETGTKGVINRVGSMLTLFFTSASEVCSFADAMTSDTDRYARHFNKALQAGVYFAPSQFEATFISTAHTDEDIDKAVECFKN; encoded by the coding sequence ATGAACAATATAAGCAGGAGTATAGAAGCTTTCAGCAAGGCTAAGGAACTTATACCGGGTGGAGTTAACTCCCCTGTAAGAGCCTTTAAGAGTGTAGGGGGCAATCCCTTGTTTATTAGTGAGGCAAAAGGCAGCAAGGTATGGGATATTGACGGAAACTGCTACATAGATTTTGTAGCTTCCTGGGGACCTATGATACTTGGACATGCCCGTGAGGAGATAGTTGAAGCTGTCAGGAAAGCAGCTGAAAAGGGTACCAGTTACGGTGCACCTACTCTGTATGAGAATGAGATGGCCGAACTGATAATATCGATGGTCCCGTCAGTTGAAAAGGTGCGTATGGTAAACTCGGGAACTGAGGCTACTATGAGTGCGCTGAGGTTGGCCAGAGCTTATACAGGACGCAGCAAGGTGATTAAATTTACCGGTTGCTTCCACGGCCATGCAGACAGTTTTCTCATCAAAGCCGGTTCAGGAGTATTGACCCTTGGTATACCCGGCAGTCCGGGAGTTACAGAGTCCGTTGCAAAGGACACCCTAACTGCCGAGTATAATGACCTTGAGTCAGTCAGTAAACTCTTTGATGCATACGGTAAGGATATAGCAGCTGTTATCGTGGAACCTATTCCCGGAAATATGGGAGTGATCCTGCCAAAACAGGGCTTTTTGCAAGGACTTAGGGAACTGACAAGCAAGTATGGAGCCTTGCTGATCTTTGATGAGGTGATAAGTGGGTTCCGTGTAGCGCCCGGAGGTGCCCAGGAACTCTATGGCATTATGCCGGACCTTACAACTATGGGTAAGATCATAGGTGGTGGATTGCCGGTAGGGGCCTATGGAGGAAGGAAGGATATAATGGATATGCTTGCTCCTGAAGGGCCAGTTTATCAGGCAGGTACACTTAGCGGAAATCCACTGGCAATGTCAGCCGGCATCGCTGCATTAAAGATTCTTAAGAATGAACCAGGTATCTATAAGGAGCTGGATAGGAAGGCCGCAAGGATGGAAGCCGGACTGAGAGAGAAGCTGGCTGAAACCGGTACAAAGGGAGTAATCAACCGTGTCGGTTCTATGCTTACCTTGTTCTTCACTTCAGCTTCTGAAGTCTGTTCATTTGCTGATGCCATGACTTCTGATACCGACAGATATGCAAGGCATTTCAATAAGGCCTTGCAGGCGGGAGTCTATTTTGCTCCGTCACAGTTTGAGGCTACCTTTATCTCTACAGCTCATACTGACGAGGATATAGATAAGGCTGTAGAGTGCTTTAAAAACTAA
- the hemB gene encoding porphobilinogen synthase → MAFPVTRLRRLRQNEIFRAMVRETEVDCDDLIMPYFVCPGTGVKNPINSMPGNYQWSVDLLVEEVKDLVEKAGINKILLFGIPEHKDETGEVACHEDAIVPRAIRALRKEINNLLIVADVCNCEYTTHGHCGTIIDGDVNNDLTLKTLSEQSLTLARAGADIIAPSDMMDGRVAAIREMLDENGFSNTPIMAYSAKFASAFYGPFRDAAESAPKFGNRRTYQMDPANGNEALREVEEDIAEGADMVMVKPALSYLDVIRRVKDNYNMPLVAYNVSGEFSMVKAAAANGWIDESRIINEILTSIKRAGADVIITYHAKEFGLLKRAKK, encoded by the coding sequence ATGGCTTTTCCTGTAACAAGACTTCGTCGTTTAAGGCAAAATGAGATATTTCGCGCCATGGTGCGTGAGACTGAAGTGGACTGCGATGACCTGATAATGCCGTATTTCGTATGTCCGGGTACCGGGGTGAAGAACCCGATAAACTCAATGCCGGGAAACTATCAGTGGTCGGTTGACCTGCTGGTGGAAGAGGTAAAGGATCTTGTTGAGAAGGCAGGTATCAACAAGATTTTGCTCTTTGGTATTCCTGAGCATAAGGATGAAACGGGTGAAGTAGCTTGCCATGAGGATGCAATTGTACCACGGGCAATAAGGGCGCTGAGAAAGGAGATCAATAACCTGCTTATTGTTGCGGACGTATGCAACTGCGAATATACTACCCACGGACATTGTGGTACTATAATCGACGGAGATGTAAACAACGACCTAACCCTTAAAACTTTAAGTGAGCAATCTCTTACCCTGGCACGTGCAGGGGCTGATATTATTGCACCGAGCGATATGATGGACGGAAGGGTGGCTGCAATACGGGAAATGCTTGATGAAAACGGATTTTCCAACACCCCAATAATGGCCTATTCGGCCAAATTTGCTTCAGCTTTCTACGGTCCCTTCAGGGATGCAGCCGAGAGTGCGCCTAAGTTTGGCAACCGCAGAACCTATCAGATGGATCCGGCCAATGGCAATGAGGCACTGCGCGAAGTGGAGGAGGACATTGCTGAAGGTGCCGATATGGTAATGGTTAAACCTGCCCTCAGCTACCTGGATGTGATACGCAGGGTAAAAGACAACTATAATATGCCGTTGGTCGCTTATAACGTTAGTGGTGAGTTCTCCATGGTTAAGGCCGCTGCTGCAAACGGATGGATTGACGAAAGTAGAATAATAAACGAGATACTAACTTCAATCAAGAGGGCAGGGGCTGATGTGATAATCACCTACCATGCCAAGGAATTTGGTTTATTGAAAAGAGCAAAGAAATGA